Proteins found in one Neurospora crassa OR74A linkage group II, whole genome shotgun sequence genomic segment:
- a CDS encoding DNA-directed RNA polymerase III polypeptide yields MAALDDGFEALLEPFYNGKKLTDPISTTQDKFHLVPAFLKVKGLVKQHIDSYNYFVNEEIKDIVRANRVVRSDQDPNFWLEFRDIRVGMPTRTEDGEQVQSRNPVTPMECRLRDLTYAAPVEVDIAYTRDKNVIVRKNIPLCRIPVMLKSAKCYLNGATNAQMEVFNECPLDPGGYFVIGGTEKVILIQEQLSKNRIIVEADEKTGGVMASVTSSTHERKSKTYVVLKKDRIVLQHNTLSEPIPIVIVLKAFGGLSDNDIIELVCGGDARYQDDFLINFDEAGRAGVYTQQQALEYVGARVKMGGNRPKFGAAPRRNHAEEGLDALANLVIAHVTVEGLDFYPKAVYIAMMVRRVLMAAQNPKLVDDRDFVGNKRLELAGQLISLLFEDLFKKFISDVKYNIDNFFKKPNRTSTYDPHGAIMANGHYISHGLNRAIQSGNWTVKRFNMNRAGITHVLSRLSYIAALGMMTRISSQFEKTRKVSGPRALQPSQWGMLCTSDTPEGEACGLVKNLALMTHITTNVPEEPVKKMIFAADESVGPIREYTGTEMHSKGSYIIHLNGTPFAVTREPKRFAARFRTLRRRGWVSPFVSIHINEHFSAVHIATDEGRICRPYIIVKNGKSMLKAEHLKMLQLGQATFDTFLTSGVVEYLDVNEENDTLVALQEDQITNSTTHMEIEPFTILGAVAGLIPFPHHNQSPRNTYQCAMGKQAIGAIAYNQFNRIDTLLYTLVYPQRPMVITKTIQLIHYDKLPAGQNATVVVMSYSGYDIEDALVLNKASLDRGFGRCQVFRKYTAELQGYTNGRRDRVGGIMKDEDDKPIVKHAILDADGLAQVGSKVESGQTMIKKETPLDQISTGIAGDRGSDDYRDASTNYRISDPAIIDKVMISVNERENKLIKVQTRQTRRPELGDKFSSRHGQKGVVGIIVNEEDMPFSDKGLRPDIIMNPHGFPSRMTVGKLFECLTGKASVIAGEKDYGFGDAFRSHPVESMGQALIDHGFSWEGKDYFTSGITGEPMEAYIYNGPIFYQRLKHMVQDKMHSRSRGPRAILTRQPTEGRSRDGGLRLGEMERDCLIAYGASQLLLERLMISSDGTELDVCQECGLFGYKGYCNACKSTRNVTQMTMPYACKLLVQELISMNVGVKLKLEDEFPHPR; encoded by the coding sequence ATGGCGGCTCTCGACGATGGCTTTGAGGCCCTGCTGGAGCCGTTCTACAATGGCAAGAAGCTGACCGATCCCATCTCGACCACGCAGGACAAGTTCCATCTTGTCCCGGCCTTCCTCAAGGTCAAGGGCCTCGTCAAGCAACACATCGACTCGTACAACTACTTCGTCAACGAGGAAATCAAGGACATCGTTAGGGCCAACCGCGTCGTCCGCAGCGACCAGGACCCCAACTTTTGGCTCGAGTTCAGAGACATCCGCGTCGGCATGCCCACCCGCACCGAAGATGGCGAACAAGTCCAGTCTCGAAACCCCGTCACCCCCATGGAGTGCCGTCTCCGCGACCTCACCTATGCCGCCCCCGTCGAGGTCGACATCGCCTACACCCGCGACAAGAACGTTATCGTCCGCAAGAACATCCCGCTATGCCGCATTCCCGTCATGCTCAAGAGCGCAAAGTGCTACCTCAACGGCGCCACCAATGCCCAGATGGAGGTCTTCAACGAGTGCCCTCTCGATCCTGGTGGCTACTTCGTTATTGGCGGAACCGAAAAGGTCATCTTGATTCAGGAACAGCTTAGCAAGAACCGTATCATTGTCGAGGCCGACGAGAAGACCGGCGGAGTCATGGCCTCGGTTACCAGTTCCACACACGAGAGAAAGTCAAAGACTTACGTCGTACTCAAGAAGGACCGGATTGTCCTGCAGCACAACACCCTCTCCGAGCCCATTCCCATCGTCATCGTTCTCAAGGCCTTCGGTGGTCTTTCCGACAACGACATCATCGAGCTGGTTTGCGGTGGCGATGCGCGCTACCAGGACGATTTCCTCATCAACTTCGATGAAGCCGGAAGAGCTGGTGTCTacacacaacaacaagcgtTGGAATACGTTGGTGCTAGAGTCAAGATGGGCGGTAACAGACCCAAATTCGGTGCCGCTCCTCGAAGAAACCATGCTGAAGAAGGTCTCGACGCACTTGCGAACTTAGTTATCGCGCACGTTACTGTTGAGGGTCTCGACTTCTATCCCAAGGCCGTCTACATTGCCATGATGGTTCGCCGCGTGCTGATGGCAGCTCAGAATCCCAAGCTCGTCGATGACAGAGATTTCGTCGGCAACAAGAGATTGGAATTGGCTGGACAGTTGATCTCCCTTCTATTTGAAGACTTGTTCAAAAAGTTCATTTCAGACGTCAAGTACAACATTGACAACTTTTTCAAGAAACCCAACCGTACCTCTACGTATGATCCCCATGGTGCGATCATGGCTAACGGCCATTATATCTCTCACGGTCTTAACCGCGCCATTCAGAGCGGCAACTGGACGGTCAAGCGTTTCAACATGAACAGAGCCGGTATCACCCACGTGCTCAGCCGACTCAGTTATATCGCTGCGCTGGGTATGATGACGCGTATCAGCTCACAGTTCGAAAAAACAAGAAAGGTTTCCGGTCCAAGAGCCCTACAGCCCTCACAGTGGGGTATGCTCTGCACCTCTGATACACCTGAAGGTGAAGCCTGTGGTCTGGTAAAGAATTTGGCACTCATGACACACATTACCACGAATGTGCCGGAGGAACCAGTTAAGAAGATGATTTTTGCTGCTGATGAGAGCGTGGGACCGATCCGAGAATACACCGGAACAGAGATGCACAGCAAAGGCTCGTATATCATCCATTTGAACGGTACACCATTTGCTGTGACCAGGGAGCCAAAGCGGTTTGCCGCCAGGTTCAGAACTTTGCGTCGCCGGGGCTGGGTCTCTCCTTTTGTGAGCATCCACATCAACGAGCACTTCTCGGCGGTTCATATCGCTACCGATGAAGGACGTATTTGCCGCCCGTACATCATCGTCAAGAACGGCAAATCCATGTTGAAGGCAGAGCACCTGAAGATGCTTCAACTCGGGCAAGCGACATTCGACACTTTCCTGACCAGCGGCGTGGTTGAGTATCTCGATGTCAACGAAGAGAACGATACCCTTGTGGCGCTTCAGGAGGATCAGATCACCAACAGCACTACGCACATGGAAATTGAGCCGTTCACGATTCTCGGAGCAGTCGCTGGTCTAATTCCCTTTCCCCATCACAACCAGTCTCCCCGTAATACTTACCAGTGCGCCATGGGTAAACAAGCCATTGGTGCTATTGCCTACAATCAGTTCAACAGAATCGATACCCTTCTTTATACCCTTGTTTATCCCCAACGACCAATGGTCATTACGAAGACGATTCAACTTATCCACTACGACAAGCTCCCGGCAGGACAGAACGCCACCGTCGTTGTCATGTCTTACTCTGGCTACGATATCGAAGATGCGCTTGTTCTGAACAAGGCTTCTCTAGATCGTGGATTCGGCCGCTGCCAAGTGTTCCGCAAGTATACCGCCGAATTGCAAGGCTATACGAATGGGCGCCGCGACAGGGTTGGCGGTATCATgaaggacgaagacgacaaGCCCATTGTTAAGCACGCCATCCTCGACGCCGATGGCCTGGCCCAGGTGGGCTCAAAGGTTGAATCCGGACAAACGATgatcaagaaggagaccCCGTTGGACCAGATCTCTACTGGAATCGCTGGCGATCGTGGGTCAGACGATTACCGTGACGCATCAACCAACTACCGCATTTCCGACCCCGCCATCATCGACAAGGTCATGATTTCGGTCAACGAGCGCGAGAACAAGTTGATCAAGGTCCAAACCCGCCAGACCCGTAGGCCGGAACTTGGTGACAAATTCTCGTCCCGTCACGGTCAGAAGGGTGTCGTCGGTATCATCGTCAACGAAGAGGACATGCCCTTCTCCGACAAGGGCCTCCGCCCCGATATCATCATGAACCCCCACGGTTTCCCCTCTCGAATGACAGTCGGCAAGCTCTTCGAGTGCCTGACCGGCAAAGCCTCGGTCATCGCTGGCGAGAAGGACTACGGCTTCGGCGATGCCTTCCGCTCGCACCCCGTCGAGTCCATGGGCCAGGCCCTGATCGACCACGGCTTCTCGTGGGAGGGTAAAGACTACTTCACCTCGGGCATCACGGGTGAGCCCATGGAGGCCTACATCTACAACGGCCCCATCTTCTACCAGCGCCTCAAGCACATGGTACAGGACAAGATGCACTCGCGCTCGCGCGGCCCTCGCGCCATCCTCACGCGCCAGCCCACCGAAGGCCGTTCACGCGACGGTGGTCTCCGTCTCGGAGAGATGGAGCGCGATTGCTTGATCGCCTACGGCGCCTCGCAGTTGTTGCTGGAGCGTCTCATGATATCCTCGGATGGCACCGAACTCGACGTCTGCCAGGAGTGTGGCCTGTTCGGTTACAAGGGCTACTGCAACGCTTGCAAGAGCACGAGGAACGTTACCCAGATGACAATGCCGTATGCTTGCAAGTTGCTGGTGCAGGAGCTTATCAGTATGAATGTGGGTGTGAAGCTTAAGTTGGAGGATGAGTTCCCTCACCCGAGGTAG
- a CDS encoding DNA repair protein rhp57 translates to MTDLLRVLPHFPVAQYASLISTLEKVGLTTSDLLTLEAADIGKRTQLPLLDVKRLCAAVLAALHDDLGVFATSRRGQHSSSSHVQDQQHGQTLKNTPASLAAQWQTISTLDPDIDRALGGGIPAGYVTEITGESGAGKTQFLLTLLLSVQLPPPHGLGRPALYISTEAPLSTRRLAQMLTTNPFYADLDSESGRGGEGGGGGGGGKRPSLDNIISTVTPDLESQDHILTYQVPVEIERRNIGLLVLDSVAANYRAEFDRSSKEAATSSSTPGARSSNMGARTAELVRLGMQLRDLAQKYNLAVVVSNQVADRFGTKMPEPISSSIPRSSISIPPRSSSNVPTPSTPYPHGHPADDDTSTIHHPALHFDNQQRFFTGWGDDPYASYALKTPSLGLVWSTQISARIALFKRPAYGRSKYQADDDDDDDDIAVVGSGREAVGMPMLKSWRRWMKVVFAGWTAESGMGLGEGSVEFEVWMGGLKGVGKKNGKEEGMKKGEGELKVGGKGKGKEV, encoded by the coding sequence ATGACCGATCTTCTCCGCGTCCTGCCGCACTTCCCCGTCGCCCAATATGCAAGTCTAATCTCTACCCTGGAGAAGGTCGGCCTCACCACCAGCGACCTCTTGACTCTAGAAGCAGCCGACATTGGAAAACGCACTCAACTGCCCCTGCTCGACGTCAAGCGTCTATGTGCCGCCGTCCTCGCTGCTCTTCACGATGACCTAGGTGTTTTTGCCACATCTCGCCGCGGCCaacacagcagcagcagtcatGTTCAGGATCAACAACATGGTCAGACCCTGAAAAACACGCCCGCCTCCCTCGCCGCACAATGGCAGACCATCAGCACCCTAGATCCGGACATCGACCGCgctctcggcggcggcatcccCGCCGGCTATGTGACCGAGATCACCGGCGAGTCCGGCGCCGGCAAGACGCAGTTCCTGCTCACACTGCTCCTCTCAGTTCAGTTACCGCCTCCGCACGGCCTCGGCAGGCCGGCGCTGTACATCAGCACCGAGGCGCCGCTCTCCACCCGGCGGCTGGCCCAAAtgctcaccaccaacccttTCTACGCGGACCTTGACTCAGAAagcggccgaggaggagaaggaggaggaggaggaggaggaggaaagagacCATCGCTCGATAACATCATCAGCACCGTCACGCCCGACCTGGAAAGCCAAGATCACATCCTCACTTACCAAGTGCCCGTGGAGATTGAGCGGCGCAACATCGGCCTGTTGGTGCTCGATAGCGTGGCAGCCAACTACCGCGCCGAGTTTGATCGTTCTTCCAAAGAAGCAGCTACGTCGTCCTCGACACCAGGCGCGCGATCCTCTAACATGGGAGCGCGCACCGCCGAGCTAGTTCGACTAGGTATGCAACTTCGCGATCTAGCGCAAAAGTACAACCTAGCCGTGGTGGTGTCCAATCAAGTAGCCGATCGGTTTGGGACTAAGATGCCTGAGCccatttcttcttctatccCTCGCTCCTCCATTTCCATCCCACCTCGATCCAGCAGCAACGTTCCTACACCCTCCACCCCCTACCCTCACGGTCACCCAGCAGACGACGACACCTCAACAATCCACCACCCCGCCCTCCACTTCGACAACCAACAACGTTTTTTCACCGGTTGGGGCGACGATCCTTACGCCTCCTACGCTTTGAAGACTCCCTCCTTgggtctggtctggtctaCACAGATCTCTGCGAGGATAGCGCTGTTCAAAAGGCCAGCTTACGGGAGGAGTAAGTACcaagctgatgatgatgatgatgatgatgacattgCCGTTGTCGGCAGTGGGAGAGAAGCTGTGGGAATGCCAATGCTgaagagctggaggaggtggatgaaGGTTGTTTTTGCAGGATGGACGGCGGAGAGCGGGATGGGGTTGGGAGAGGGAAGTGTGGAGTTTGAGGTTTGGATGGGGGGGCTGAAGGgggtggggaagaagaacgggaaggaggagggaatgaagaagggggagggggaattGAAAGTgggtgggaagggaaagggaaaagaagtcTGA